From one Streptomyces mobaraensis genomic stretch:
- the gnd gene encoding phosphogluconate dehydrogenase (NAD(+)-dependent, decarboxylating) codes for MELGLVGLGKMGGNMRERIRRAGHTVIGYDRNADLADVHSLQELVDSLKGPRVVWVMVPAGAATQSTIDELGELLSPGDVVVDGGNSRWTDDEKHAEELAAKGIGFVDCGVSGGVWGLENGYALMYGGDAEHVAKVQPVFDALKPEGEFGSVHAGKVGAGHFAKMVHNGIEYAMMQAFAEGWELLEAVDSVTDVREIFRSWQEGTVIRSWLLDLAVKALDDDEHLDKLRGYASDSGEGRWTVEAAIDNAVPLPAITASLFARFASRQDDSPQMKMIAALRNQFGGHAVESK; via the coding sequence ATGGAGCTCGGTCTCGTCGGTCTCGGCAAGATGGGCGGCAACATGCGCGAGCGCATCCGCCGCGCAGGCCACACCGTCATCGGATACGACCGCAATGCGGACCTCGCGGACGTCCACAGCCTCCAGGAGCTGGTGGATTCCCTGAAGGGTCCCCGGGTCGTGTGGGTCATGGTCCCCGCCGGCGCGGCGACCCAGTCCACCATCGACGAGCTCGGCGAGCTGCTGTCGCCCGGCGACGTCGTCGTGGACGGCGGCAACTCCCGCTGGACGGACGACGAGAAGCATGCCGAGGAGCTGGCAGCCAAGGGCATCGGCTTCGTGGACTGCGGTGTCTCCGGCGGCGTCTGGGGCCTGGAGAACGGCTACGCGCTGATGTACGGCGGCGACGCCGAGCACGTCGCGAAGGTGCAGCCGGTCTTCGACGCGCTGAAGCCCGAGGGTGAGTTCGGCTCCGTGCACGCCGGCAAGGTCGGCGCGGGCCACTTCGCGAAGATGGTCCACAACGGCATCGAGTACGCCATGATGCAGGCGTTCGCCGAGGGCTGGGAGCTGCTGGAGGCGGTCGACTCCGTCACCGACGTGCGTGAGATCTTCCGTTCCTGGCAGGAGGGCACGGTCATCCGCTCCTGGCTGCTCGACCTCGCCGTCAAGGCCCTGGATGACGACGAGCACCTCGACAAGCTGCGCGGCTACGCGTCCGACTCGGGCGAGGGCCGCTGGACGGTCGAGGCCGCCATCGACAACGCGGTCCCGCTCCCCGCGATCACCGCCTCCCTCTTCGCCCGCTTCGCGTCCCGCCAGGACGACTCGCCGCAGATGAAGATGATCGCCGCGCTGCGCAACCAGTTCGGCGGCCACGCGGTCGAGAGCAAGTAA
- the recF gene encoding DNA replication/repair protein RecF (All proteins in this family for which functions are known are DNA-binding proteins that assist the filamentation of RecA onto DNA for the initiation of recombination or recombinational repair.): protein MHVSHLSLADFRSYARVEVPLDPGVTAFVGPNGQGKTNLVEAVGYLATLGSHRVSSDAPLVRLGADRAFIRAAVVQGERQQLIELELNPGKANRARINRSSQVRPRDVLGIVRTVLFAPEDLALVKGDPGERRRFLDELVTARSPRMAGVRSDYERVLKQRNTLLKSAVLARRHAGRTMDVSTLDIWDQHLARAGAELLAHRLDLIAALLPLADAAYERLAPGGGPLAFDYRGPVGAGGPDGARTREELYEVLLTALGEARKQEMERGVTLVGPHRDDLVLRLGQLPAKGYASHGESWSYALALRLASYELLKAEGNEPVLVLDDVFAELDARRRERLAELVAGGEQVLVTAAVDDDVPGVLTGARYAVSEGTVERV from the coding sequence ATGCACGTTTCGCATCTCTCGCTCGCCGACTTCCGCTCGTACGCCCGGGTCGAGGTCCCGCTCGACCCGGGCGTCACGGCTTTCGTGGGACCCAACGGCCAGGGCAAGACCAACCTCGTCGAGGCGGTCGGCTATCTGGCGACCCTCGGCAGCCACCGCGTCTCCTCGGACGCCCCGCTGGTCCGCCTCGGCGCGGACCGGGCGTTCATCCGCGCCGCCGTCGTCCAGGGCGAGCGGCAGCAGCTGATCGAGCTGGAGCTCAATCCGGGCAAGGCCAACCGGGCCAGGATCAACCGCTCGTCCCAGGTCCGGCCCCGGGACGTGCTGGGCATCGTGCGCACGGTGCTGTTCGCCCCCGAGGACCTGGCCCTGGTCAAGGGCGACCCCGGGGAGCGCCGCCGGTTCCTCGACGAGCTGGTCACCGCCCGGTCCCCGCGGATGGCGGGCGTGCGCTCGGACTACGAGCGCGTCCTGAAGCAGCGCAACACCCTGCTGAAGTCCGCCGTGCTGGCCCGCCGGCACGCCGGCCGGACGATGGACGTCTCCACCCTGGACATCTGGGACCAGCACCTGGCCCGCGCCGGCGCCGAACTGCTGGCGCACCGGCTGGACCTGATCGCCGCGCTGCTGCCGCTGGCCGACGCGGCGTACGAGCGGCTGGCGCCGGGCGGCGGCCCGCTCGCCTTCGACTACCGCGGCCCGGTCGGAGCCGGCGGGCCGGACGGCGCGCGCACCCGCGAGGAGCTGTACGAGGTGCTGCTGACCGCGCTGGGCGAGGCGCGCAAGCAGGAGATGGAGCGCGGGGTGACCCTCGTCGGCCCGCACCGCGACGACCTCGTGCTGCGGCTGGGGCAGCTGCCCGCCAAGGGGTACGCGAGCCACGGCGAGTCCTGGTCGTACGCGCTGGCGCTGCGCCTGGCCTCGTACGAGCTGCTCAAGGCGGAGGGCAACGAGCCGGTGCTCGTCCTCGACGACGTCTTCGCCGAGCTGGACGCCCGCCGCCGGGAGCGGCTGGCGGAGCTGGTCGCCGGCGGCGAGCAGGTGCTG